In Octopus bimaculoides isolate UCB-OBI-ISO-001 chromosome 14, ASM119413v2, whole genome shotgun sequence, the following are encoded in one genomic region:
- the LOC106872386 gene encoding protocadherin-18 isoform X2 produces MYLHVCVLLLLLLDYSFCIDFTYHVKEGQSPGLFIGDIASDTEVLRSIPPRDHSFIRFSLLQENTAVNSQLFNVSKTGRLYTSQVLDAEPLCKYNKECSKIIEIAVQNKKAFVKILEIKVLIEDINDHQPEFANDKINLEFSEGDAIGMAKSIPNAIDRDASILNSQIVYYLKKDLDDPFNLSVLKTVDGASKLEIILIKRLNREIRDTYNLEVVAKDKGSPPQNGVLYVQISVTDENDNSPVFTKTLYNISLRNTQERSLPIVKLSATDTDKGKNGKVTYSFSSKMTEPSKKYFRLNAETGEILLSQHFQSEVKQNYQLFIDAKDGGNPPMRATAIVFINMINQENNPPKINVKFFSKTAENKATISEDIEVGSFIAYLKITDNDIGQNGEVECKLKHNKFMLQKMGRKKYKVVVQKTVNREIEDYTDFIIICEDRGSPPLQTEKKFLIKIMDVNDVQPSFTKNTFKFLTYENEDSNFPVGLINATDPDLGPGGKLTYSFLDDNNFFPFKISNFGFIATTQSLDREKQEIYNMKVIVKDNGVPSLSSTANIIIEVMDKNDNAPYFTFPSFDPFNIDVHYHPQSKSDITTLRASDRDSHVNSFLRYEILGGNNKQLFTVNPYTGILSFSRTVYQNDAGSYNIKLAVKDSGTPILSATTTLSLTLTVSNTTARMYTAEDTESDNRIHINLMIIIVVAAVIVSVAIVVSVTTCIIRRNQNDTLIDVNDKFITEMGESEYACQSQYDATFTTAQDVSNDRIFEGTLLKKTSENNWKGLETGVQLQDLTPVTQQDFALVN; encoded by the coding sequence ATGTATCTACACGTATGTGTACTGCTATTACTTCTTTTGGATTATTCTTTCTGTATAGACTTTACATACCATGTGAAAGAAGGCCAGAGCCCTGGTCTTTTTATTGGTGATATTGCTTCTGATACTGAAGTACTGCGCAGCATTCCACCAAGGGACCACAGTTTCATCCGTTTCAGCTTACTACAAGAAAACACAGCTGTTAATTCACAGTTATTCAATGTCTCCAAAACCGGGAGATTATACACATCTCAGGTATTGGATGCTGAGCCtctttgtaaatataataaagagtGCAGTAAAATCATTGAGATTGCAGTGCAAAATAAGAAAGCTTTtgtgaaaatattagaaataaaagttttaataGAAGATATAAATGATCATCAACCAGAATTTGCTAATGATAAGATTAATCTTGAATTCTCTGAAGGTGATGCTATAGGAATGGCAAAATCAATACCCAATGCTATTGACAGAGATGCTAGTATTTTAAATTCCCAGATTGTATATTATCTAAAGAAGGATCTGGATGACCCATTCAATTTATCTGTTTTAAAGACAGTTGATGGAGCTTCAAAACTCGAAATAATTCTAATTAAAAGACTCAATCGTGAAATTAGAGATACATATAACCTTGAAGTTGTTGCAAAAGATAAAGGCTCGCCTcctcaaaatggtgttttataTGTTCAGATATCTGTAACAGATGAGAATGATAATTCTCCAGTATTCACTAAGACTTTGTATAATATATCCTTAAGAAACACACAAGAAAGAAGCCTTCCAATTGTCAAGCTGTCGGCAACTGACACCGATAAAGGTAAAAACGGTAAAGTTACCTATTCATTTAGCTCTAAGATGACAGAACCTTcgaaaaaatatttcagattaaatgctgaaacaggtgaaatattgctaagtCAACATTTTCAAAGTGAAGTGAAACAAAACTACCAGTTGTTTATCGATGCTAAAGATGGTGGAAATCCTCCAATGCGAGCTACAGCTATAGtttttataaatatgattaaCCAGGAAAATAATCCaccaaaaataaatgtaaaatttttttctaaaacagcTGAAAACAAAGCTACCATTTCTGAAGATATTGAAGTTGGCAGCTTTATAGCTTATCTGAAAATCACAGACAATGACATTGGACAGAATGGTGAGGTGGAGTGTAAACTTAAACATAATAAATTCATGCTTCAGAAAatggggagaaagaaatacaaagtcGTGGTTCAAAAAACAGTAAACAGAGAAATTGAAGACTACACAGACTTTATAATAATTTGTGAAGACAGAGGTTCACCACCGCTCCAGACAGAAAAGAAATTCTTAATCAAAATAATGGATGTCAATGATGTGCAGCCAAGCTTTACtaaaaatactttcaaatttctAACTTACGAAAATGAAGACTCAAATTTTCCAGTCGGTCTTATAAATGCAACAGATCCTGATTTAGGACCAGGGGGTAAACTAACATATTCATTTTTAGATGACAATAACTTTTTTCCTTTTAAGATTTCCAATTTTGGATTTATAGCTACAACTCAGTCATTGGACCGAGAGAAACaggaaatatataatatgaaagttATTGTTAAAGACAATGGAGTACCATCTCTCAGTAGTACAGCAAATATTATCATAGAAGTTATGGATAAAAATGACAATGCACCATATTTTACATTTCCTAGTTTTGATCCTTTTAATATAGACGTCCACTACCATCCACAGAGTAAGAGTGACATCACAACATTAAGAGCCTCTGATAGAGACAGTCATGTAAACTCTTTCCTCAGGTATGAAATACTTGGTGGTAATAACAAACAGCTATTTACAGTCAACCCTTACACAGGAATTTTATCTTTCTCTCGTACAGTTTACcaaaatgatgctggatcatatAACATAAAATTAGCAGTCAAAGACAGTGGAACACCAATTTTATCAGCAACAACCACACTATCTTTGACACTAACTGTTAGCAATACAACAGCCAGAATGTACACAGCTGAAGACACAGAGTCAGATAATAGAATACATATTAACTTGATGATTATTATAGTAGTGGCTGCAGTGATAGTTTCTGTGGCTATTGTAGTTTCTGTAACAACATGCATCATAAGAAGGAACCAAAACGATACTTTAATTGATGTCAATGACAAGTTTATTACTGAAATGGGAGAATCAGAATATGCCTGTCAATCACAGTATGATGCAACTTTTACTACAGCCCAAGATGTTAGTAATGATAGAATCTTTGAAGGTACCTTATTAAAGAAAACTTCTGAAAATAATTGGAAAGGCTTAGAAACAGGTGTACAGCTGCAAGATCTTACTCCAGTTACTCAGCAG